CATTTCCGATATCAAGTGCATAATCACCCAGAACGCCATACTCAAACCTTGAATCATCATTCGCAGAGGGAATTGGTAAACCTTCTTCAACAAAAGCCCAGTCTGGTTTTTTCCAAACAGGGTCAATCATTTTACTATTGATTCTAAATTTACCCCTAGGCGTTTTAAATATCCATTTTTGGGATCCTTCGGTTAATAGTAATATATAACTTCCTGAACTGCAGAATCCCTCACGAACCATCTTTTTGTTTTTATAAAGGTAAAATCGATTATTTGTTGTACTAATAACAATATATGGTTGATTTGGTGTGAAAGCATTTAGTTTATTCGACACTTTTAAAAGTTCCTTCTCTATTAAACTGATTTGCTTCTTATAGGAGGCTTCGCTTTTAAATTCTTTATCGTTGAGTTCAATGCGATTTCTACCTTTACCCAATTCTTGTATTCCGGGAACAACATATAGAACAAATAATATCATTAAGGGTACTATAAAAACAGCAAGAATAATAATTAAAAAAACTCTAATAACTCTTTTAAATCTACTTCTTTGCTTCTTATCAACACCTTCCTCGAGCCCCACAGAAATAACCTCTTCGATTTTTTCTTCAGGTATTAACTCCAAATTACTACACTTATCTTCCATTTCGTTAAATTATCGGGTAAGAATCTGTTGAAGGCTTTTAATCGAGCCAACAATTGTAACAGGTGTTCCTACATTTGCAATCCTGTAAATAACCTCCATCTCTGAATCCTCCAAAGCTATACACCCTTCAGTCCAATCAACCCCTTTTCCTCCGCTTCCATGTATTTCAATTCCGCCACCTATCTTAGCTGTTTTAGGTATTATCCCCCTTGATTTTTCAAGATTGAAACGCTGCTTATCTTCATCGTTCGGGTAATTAATTAAGAGAGCATTATTATACTTTGTACCCGAAAATTTGTTGATTATCTTGTACATCCCTTCTGGAGTTGCTTTGTCTCCCATCTTCTTCTTATCTCCAATCCAATTCCTACCAAGTTCTACGTCAAACTCATACTTTTTGGTTCCTTTATGGTAAACAAAGCACTTTCTTGACAATTTATCAACGATTATAGCATAATCTTGGTTTTTCTTTGATTCTTTAATCGCCGATTCTGCCCATTTTTTCCATCGCGGGTAGGATTTCAGATATTGTTCAAGGTCCGAGTAAGCTTCCTCATAGGCAGATGACAGCAAATCTTCGGCATTATTTAACTTTTTGTTAGCCAACAAAAATTGTCCCTTTTCAAAATCAATCTCCCCCTCTTTTAATTGAAACCTTCCTTTTGATATAGAATTTCTAACATCTGTAGGTAAAGGGTAACGATTAAAGTAAGAGTTTATATCTTCAACGAGTTTATTTAAAACCTCTATTTTATCTTTGAGTTTTACTTTATATGAGTTCAAGCTTAACGTTGATGTTTCACCAGCCCGTTCTGACTTCTTAATTGCAAGTTTGGCAAAACTTGAAACTTTATTGTAATTTCTAAAGTAAATAAATTTGGCATTTTCTTTTTGCCAATTTACCATAGCAGAATCATAATTTGCTTTTGCCTCTCTATATATATCGTTTGAATAAGTATCTGCTCTATTTTTGAAGGCCTTTGATAAGGCTACTCTGGCTTTTTTAACTTCCTTTATTGGGGGGTGGGGAAATTTTATAATAAGTAAATAAACGATTAACGTAATAAAACCAACTACAGCAAATAAAACCAATAGTTTAACATAAATTGTTCTCATCTCAATCTAGATTCGCTTCTT
This window of the Bacteroidales bacterium genome carries:
- a CDS encoding L,D-transpeptidase, coding for MILFVLYVVPGIQELGKGRNRIELNDKEFKSEASYKKQISLIEKELLKVSNKLNAFTPNQPYIVISTTNNRFYLYKNKKMVREGFCSSGSYILLLTEGSQKWIFKTPRGKFRINSKMIDPVWKKPDWAFVEEGLPIPSANDDSRFEYGVLGDYALDIGNGYMIHGTIYKRFLGMPVTHGCIRLNDDDLAVIYKTLDFGSKVYIY
- a CDS encoding L,D-transpeptidase — protein: MRTIYVKLLVLFAVVGFITLIVYLLIIKFPHPPIKEVKKARVALSKAFKNRADTYSNDIYREAKANYDSAMVNWQKENAKFIYFRNYNKVSSFAKLAIKKSERAGETSTLSLNSYKVKLKDKIEVLNKLVEDINSYFNRYPLPTDVRNSISKGRFQLKEGEIDFEKGQFLLANKKLNNAEDLLSSAYEEAYSDLEQYLKSYPRWKKWAESAIKESKKNQDYAIIVDKLSRKCFVYHKGTKKYEFDVELGRNWIGDKKKMGDKATPEGMYKIINKFSGTKYNNALLINYPNDEDKQRFNLEKSRGIIPKTAKIGGGIEIHGSGGKGVDWTEGCIALEDSEMEVIYRIANVGTPVTIVGSIKSLQQILTR